Proteins from a single region of Nocardiopsis dassonvillei subsp. dassonvillei DSM 43111:
- the mshD gene encoding mycothiol synthase — translation MDTPLVTDDLDRTLAEQVLTLAEAARAADGVAPLSEHTLLRVRHGAPSGSSRFHLALEDGRAVGFAFVERVAGEPDSGEVVVHPDHRGRGHGTALLHSVDRDAGPDGVRVWAHGRTPQAVSVAREDGWTAVRELHKMRMPLRDIAGDEPGGPWEAPELPEPELRPEVAERVRLRPFVVGQDEQAWLAANARAFADHPEQGQLTLDDLLQREVEDWFDPDGFFLATAKDGGVAAFHWTKTHADGAGLTDGEPVGEVYVVGVDPEWQGSGLGRALTLAGLRHLRDAGLPWVHLYVDGDNEAAVRLYESLGFAMWDTDVMYAPPRDDAPRPNV, via the coding sequence ATGGACACCCCGCTAGTCACCGATGACCTGGACCGGACCCTGGCCGAACAGGTGCTGACGCTCGCCGAGGCCGCGCGCGCGGCCGACGGCGTCGCACCGCTGTCGGAGCACACCCTGCTCCGCGTCAGACACGGCGCCCCCTCGGGGAGCAGCCGCTTCCACCTGGCCCTGGAGGACGGGCGCGCGGTCGGCTTCGCCTTCGTGGAGCGCGTCGCGGGCGAGCCCGACTCCGGAGAGGTCGTCGTCCACCCCGACCACCGCGGCCGCGGGCACGGAACCGCCCTGCTGCACTCGGTGGACCGGGACGCCGGGCCGGACGGGGTCCGCGTGTGGGCGCACGGGCGCACCCCGCAGGCGGTGTCGGTGGCGCGGGAGGACGGCTGGACCGCCGTCCGCGAACTCCACAAGATGCGGATGCCGCTGCGCGACATCGCCGGGGACGAGCCGGGCGGCCCCTGGGAGGCGCCCGAGCTGCCCGAGCCCGAGCTTCGGCCCGAGGTGGCCGAACGGGTCCGGCTGCGCCCCTTCGTCGTGGGCCAGGACGAGCAGGCGTGGCTGGCCGCCAACGCGCGGGCGTTCGCCGACCACCCCGAGCAGGGCCAGCTCACCCTGGACGACCTGCTCCAGCGCGAGGTGGAGGACTGGTTCGACCCGGACGGCTTCTTCCTGGCCACCGCCAAGGACGGCGGGGTGGCCGCGTTCCACTGGACCAAGACCCACGCCGACGGCGCCGGGCTCACCGACGGCGAGCCGGTGGGCGAGGTCTACGTGGTGGGCGTGGACCCCGAGTGGCAGGGCAGCGGACTCGGCCGGGCCCTGACCCTGGCGGGTCTGCGGCACCTGCGCGACGCCGGTCTGCCGTGGGTCCACCTGTACGTGGACGGCGACAACGAGGCGGCGGTGCGGCTGTACGAGTCGCTCGGATTCGCCATGTGGGACACCGACGTGATGTACGCGCCGCCGAGGGACGACGCCCCCCGCCCGAACGTGTGA
- a CDS encoding winged helix-turn-helix transcriptional regulator — translation MSHLLLLTNSNEPSDHVLPALGLLLHSVRVAPAEAGALLASNAGGGSGAPVDAILVDARTDLAAARNFCRLLDTTGLDCPLMVILTEGGVAALTPDWQVNDFILSTAGPAEVEARLRLAVGSAEAGTDDPDEIRRGDLVIDEATYIARLRGRILDLTFKEFELLKFLAQHPGRVFTRAQLLQEVWGYDYFGGTRTIDVHVRRLRAKLGSEYESLIGTVRNVGYRFVPDPVAKAPSAVPEGVDAPPAARSAEPSAT, via the coding sequence ATGAGCCATCTGCTGCTGTTGACGAACTCGAACGAACCGTCCGACCACGTACTGCCCGCCCTCGGTCTCCTTCTGCACTCGGTGCGGGTGGCGCCGGCGGAGGCGGGGGCCCTACTGGCGTCGAACGCGGGCGGCGGCTCCGGCGCGCCGGTCGACGCCATCCTGGTGGACGCGCGGACCGACCTCGCCGCGGCCCGCAACTTCTGCCGCCTGCTCGACACCACGGGCCTGGACTGCCCGCTGATGGTGATCCTGACCGAGGGCGGCGTCGCGGCGCTGACCCCCGACTGGCAGGTGAACGACTTCATCCTGTCCACCGCCGGTCCCGCGGAGGTCGAGGCGCGCCTGCGGCTGGCCGTGGGGTCGGCCGAGGCCGGGACGGACGACCCCGACGAGATCCGCAGGGGCGATCTCGTCATCGACGAGGCCACCTACATCGCGCGGCTGCGCGGCCGCATCCTCGACCTCACCTTCAAGGAGTTCGAACTGCTCAAGTTCCTGGCGCAGCACCCCGGCCGGGTGTTCACCCGGGCGCAGCTGCTCCAGGAGGTGTGGGGCTACGACTACTTCGGCGGCACCCGCACCATCGACGTCCACGTGCGGCGCCTGCGCGCCAAGCTGGGCTCGGAGTACGAGTCGCTGATCGGCACGGTGCGCAACGTGGGCTACCGCTTCGTGCCCGACCCGGTCGCCAAGGCGCCCTCGGCCGTGCCGGAGGGGGTCGACGCGCCGCCCGCCGCGCGCTCCGCCGAGCCCAGCGCGACCTAG